From the Desulfosarcina sp. BuS5 genome, one window contains:
- a CDS encoding type II toxin-antitoxin system Phd/YefM family antitoxin, translating to MEINVAEFRANCFKILDQVRVTHKEVIITKRGEPIAKLVHFARKNEKDPFLGSMEGLVETIGDLTETVIDPDAWELD from the coding sequence ATGGAAATCAATGTCGCAGAATTCCGGGCAAATTGTTTTAAGATCCTTGATCAGGTCAGGGTAACGCATAAAGAGGTGATTATTACCAAACGAGGCGAGCCGATTGCAAAGTTGGTGCATTTTGCGCGGAAGAACGAAAAAGATCCTTTCCTCGGAAGCATGGAAGGTCTTGTTGAAACTATTGGCGATTTAACTGAAACGGTCATTGATCCTGACGCATGGGAACTTGATTAA
- a CDS encoding WecB/TagA/CpsF family glycosyltransferase: MAFHARHNEEKKGLKYFFLGSSKKTLCLIAERMKQDFPYIEVCGTYSPPFKNEFRNEDNQLMIKAVNEAKPDVLWVGMTAPKQEKWIYENRDKLNVPFIAAIGAVFDFYAGTKERSSGFWITIGLEWLPRFLKEPGRLWKRNFKSTPIFLGWVLKEKIKQMMRQE, encoded by the coding sequence TTGGCCTTTCACGCAAGGCACAATGAAGAAAAAAAAGGACTCAAATATTTTTTCCTCGGATCTTCAAAAAAAACTCTATGTTTGATCGCAGAAAGGATGAAACAGGATTTTCCTTACATTGAAGTTTGTGGAACCTATTCACCTCCTTTTAAAAATGAATTCAGAAATGAAGATAATCAGTTAATGATAAAGGCTGTAAATGAAGCCAAACCTGATGTTTTATGGGTAGGCATGACCGCCCCAAAACAGGAAAAATGGATTTATGAAAATCGCGATAAGCTTAATGTGCCGTTTATAGCCGCTATCGGGGCGGTATTCGATTTTTATGCGGGAACTAAAGAACGATCTTCCGGTTTTTGGATAACAATAGGCCTTGAATGGCTGCCCAGGTTTTTAAAAGAACCAGGAAGACTTTGGAAGAGAAATTTTAAATCAACGCCGATTTTTTTGGGCTGGGTGTTAAAGGAAAAAATCAAACAGATGATGCGTCAAGAATAA
- a CDS encoding type II toxin-antitoxin system PemK/MazF family toxin: MKNYSKYDVVLVKYPFTDLSGSKIRPAVVISSPHPSHDIFIVPLTSKTASLLPGEFILVDWHGAGLNVRSVVKRGVYTINHRLIIKTVGTLSAGDKKNIDRSLRKWLGCAQNVV; encoded by the coding sequence ATGAAAAACTACTCTAAATATGACGTGGTTTTAGTAAAATATCCATTTACAGATTTGTCGGGTTCCAAAATCAGGCCTGCTGTAGTTATTAGTTCTCCCCATCCTTCCCATGATATTTTTATTGTACCATTAACAAGCAAAACAGCCTCCCTTCTTCCCGGAGAATTTATTCTGGTGGACTGGCATGGCGCCGGGCTTAATGTCCGTTCTGTTGTGAAGCGTGGTGTTTACACTATCAACCACAGGCTGATTATAAAAACAGTTGGAACATTGTCAGCCGGTGATAAAAAAAATATCGATAGATCATTGCGGAAGTGGCTGGGATGCGCTCAAAACGTTGTTTAA
- a CDS encoding CopG family transcriptional regulator, whose protein sequence is MITLRLDAKLEQAINSTAKNLGLSKSELIRKSIYDYLGRLSNQNAWEAGGELFGKYSSGLGNLSTNRKELVKRKIKAKRK, encoded by the coding sequence ATGATTACACTAAGACTTGATGCAAAGTTAGAACAAGCTATTAATAGCACAGCAAAAAATCTTGGATTATCAAAATCTGAATTAATACGTAAAAGTATTTATGATTATCTTGGAAGGCTTAGTAATCAGAATGCCTGGGAGGCAGGCGGAGAATTATTCGGTAAATATTCAAGCGGTCTTGGTAACCTTTCGACAAATAGAAAGGAACTGGTTAAACGCAAAATTAAGGCCAAAAGGAAATGA
- the xrtD gene encoding VPLPA-CTERM-specific exosortase XrtD, translating to MKTEYNKTALAGTGFYVLLVAGIFFNTFTYLAPQWQRDDFTYCYLVPFIVIYLIWEKKDQLSATPSIPSWKGLPVLGLGIVFFWLGELGGEYFTLYLSFWLILAGLCLLHLGWEKSKIISFPLTLILALFPPPNFIYQKISVTLKLLSSQLGVFIMQLFGMSAYREGNVIDLGFTQLQVVDACSGLRYLFPLMVLGILLAYFYKEAFWKKVLVVISTVPISILVNGLRIASVGMLYPVFGPKVASGFFHDFSGWFIFMVSLGILLFEMWVLKKIYPQMSAGHKEQGAGAEAEAGIIQNPKPKTRNLLFQPQFVAAVILLGATWGLSQGIEFREKVPIAKSFDQFPVKIGEWNGTRGIMEQKFIDALDLSDYVLVDYLNQKGRSVNFYVAYYESQRKGESIHSPATCMPGGGWIFKQAGAVKLPFKLKDKGLVPVNRVLMEKSGSRQLTYYWFPQRGRILTNAYQLKLFAFWDALTRQRTDGALVRVMTPVYEFEELENAEKRLQEFVREIVPELEEYLPQ from the coding sequence ATGAAAACAGAATATAATAAAACGGCATTGGCAGGAACAGGATTTTATGTTCTTCTGGTTGCCGGAATTTTTTTTAACACTTTCACTTATTTGGCGCCGCAATGGCAGCGGGATGATTTCACGTATTGCTATCTTGTTCCTTTTATAGTTATTTATCTTATCTGGGAAAAAAAGGATCAGCTTTCGGCAACCCCTTCCATCCCTTCCTGGAAAGGTCTGCCGGTTTTAGGGCTGGGTATCGTATTTTTCTGGCTTGGCGAGCTGGGCGGTGAGTATTTTACCTTATACCTGTCTTTCTGGCTGATCCTTGCAGGTTTGTGTCTGCTTCATCTGGGCTGGGAGAAATCAAAAATTATTTCTTTTCCGCTGACTTTGATCCTGGCTCTTTTTCCGCCTCCCAATTTTATTTACCAGAAAATTTCCGTGACTCTTAAATTGCTTTCCTCCCAATTAGGAGTTTTTATAATGCAGCTTTTCGGTATGTCTGCCTACCGGGAAGGGAATGTGATTGATCTCGGTTTCACACAGTTGCAGGTTGTGGATGCCTGCAGCGGGTTGAGGTATCTTTTTCCCCTGATGGTTTTAGGGATTCTGCTGGCCTATTTTTATAAGGAGGCTTTCTGGAAAAAAGTTTTGGTGGTTATTTCCACTGTTCCCATATCAATCCTTGTTAACGGGCTTCGGATTGCTTCTGTCGGAATGCTCTACCCCGTTTTTGGCCCTAAAGTTGCGAGTGGTTTTTTTCATGACTTTTCCGGCTGGTTTATTTTCATGGTTTCCCTGGGAATTCTGCTGTTTGAGATGTGGGTGTTGAAAAAGATTTATCCACAGATGAGCGCAGGGCATAAAGAGCAGGGCGCCGGAGCAGAGGCTGAAGCCGGGATAATCCAAAACCCGAAACCCAAAACCCGAAATTTACTTTTTCAGCCGCAGTTTGTGGCGGCTGTTATTTTGCTGGGTGCGACATGGGGACTTTCCCAGGGGATTGAGTTCCGGGAAAAGGTTCCGATTGCTAAATCTTTTGATCAGTTTCCGGTAAAAATTGGGGAATGGAACGGCACGCGCGGAATAATGGAACAGAAGTTTATTGATGCCCTTGATTTAAGCGATTATGTTCTGGTGGATTATTTGAATCAGAAAGGCCGGAGTGTCAATTTTTATGTTGCCTATTATGAAAGCCAGCGTAAAGGGGAATCGATCCATTCTCCGGCCACTTGTATGCCTGGAGGTGGATGGATTTTCAAGCAGGCCGGGGCTGTCAAATTACCTTTTAAACTGAAAGATAAAGGCTTGGTGCCGGTAAACCGCGTTTTGATGGAAAAAAGCGGGAGCAGGCAGCTTACTTATTACTGGTTCCCTCAGCGGGGAAGAATTCTGACAAATGCTTATCAGCTAAAGCTTTTTGCTTTCTGGGATGCGCTCACCAGGCAAAGGACGGACGGCGCGCTGGTGCGGGTAATGACACCGGTTTACGAGTTTGAGGAGCTGGAAAATGCCGAAAAAAGGCTTCAGGAATTTGTGCGGGAGATTGTGCCGGAGCTGGAGGAATATTTGCCTCAGTAA
- a CDS encoding type II toxin-antitoxin system RelE family toxin: protein MKYDVYLSPRAKKQYKRFDAHIKLNIRTQLLELEENPSEKGSLLQGFSLGLRYIKIFHVGIQYRAVYDVAKDKKEVLVIFIGSRENFYKELRRFLA, encoded by the coding sequence ATGAAATATGATGTCTACTTAAGCCCACGTGCAAAAAAACAATATAAGAGATTTGATGCCCATATTAAACTCAATATCAGAACCCAACTATTGGAACTCGAAGAGAATCCATCTGAAAAAGGAAGCCTTCTTCAAGGATTTAGCCTTGGGCTTCGTTATATAAAAATTTTTCATGTTGGTATCCAATATCGGGCAGTATATGATGTGGCAAAAGATAAAAAAGAAGTTTTAGTTATTTTTATAGGTTCACGCGAAAACTTTTATAAAGAACTCAGAAGGTTTTTGGCTTAG
- a CDS encoding type II toxin-antitoxin system VapC family toxin codes for MKKILIDSGPLIALFDASDKYHHEAVNFIRNNKFPLVTTIASITETLHLLDFNRNAQIDFLEWIHRGAVEIYNIENDDFKRLKELTEKYHDLPMDFADSCLVYLAEKLDLNTIATIDRDFTIYRIKGRRKFKMILS; via the coding sequence ATGAAAAAAATCCTTATAGATTCCGGACCATTAATAGCCCTGTTTGATGCATCGGATAAATATCATCATGAAGCTGTTAATTTTATTAGAAACAATAAATTCCCGTTGGTTACAACTATTGCATCAATTACTGAAACTTTACATTTATTAGATTTTAATCGAAATGCTCAAATAGACTTTCTGGAATGGATACACCGAGGAGCAGTTGAAATTTATAATATTGAAAATGATGATTTTAAAAGACTTAAAGAATTAACAGAAAAATATCATGATTTGCCAATGGATTTTGCTGATTCGTGCCTTGTGTATCTTGCTGAAAAACTTGATTTGAATACAATTGCAACAATAGATCGAGACTTTACAATTTATCGAATAAAGGGAAGAAGAAAATTTAAAATGATTCTATCTTAA
- a CDS encoding WecB/TagA/CpsF family glycosyltransferase: MVIKLGKYSISNRGLAGDVELAWQFIKSGGAGAYMACANPHSLVVASKDALFESALKKADILLPDGTGIIIAAKILGLPCTEKVAGTDFFLGLSGKGNEEGRGLKYFFLGSSEKTLGLVAERMNREDSGNEILNLRRFSWAGC; encoded by the coding sequence ATGGTAATCAAACTAGGCAAATATTCCATCAGCAACAGAGGTTTGGCAGGTGATGTCGAGCTGGCATGGCAGTTTATCAAGTCCGGCGGCGCTGGAGCATACATGGCCTGCGCCAACCCTCATTCTCTGGTTGTTGCTTCCAAAGATGCTTTGTTTGAAAGCGCTTTAAAAAAGGCTGATATTCTGCTCCCCGACGGCACAGGGATTATAATAGCAGCTAAAATTTTAGGGCTCCCATGCACTGAAAAAGTTGCGGGAACCGACTTTTTCCTTGGCCTTTCAGGCAAGGGAAACGAGGAGGGAAGGGGACTCAAATATTTTTTCCTCGGTTCTTCAGAAAAAACGCTGGGTCTGGTCGCGGAAAGGATGAACCGGGAAGACTCTGGGAACGAAATCTTAAATCTACGCCGATTTTCTTGGGCTGGGTGTTAA
- a CDS encoding Do family serine endopeptidase — MKIVNKIALYTVILIAAGVLPGFFAVTPAVSKDEVSKMIPSNFDVLAKMVSPAVVNIRTVKTVKGGGYGFHQYRRSPFGKEDPFNDFFEKFFGGDQPGDLKQRSLGSGFIIDREGYIVTNNHVVNEADKITVVLANEEEFDAKIIGRDPYTDIALIKIDAAKKFPHVELGDSDDLKVGEWVVAIGSPFGLAHTVTAGIVSAKGRVIGSGPYDDFIQTDASINPGNSGGPLIDMNGRVIGINTMIIAGGQGIGFAIPINLSKGIIRQLRDNGDVTRGWLGVTIQDLKGEIAQYYGIKGDKRGVLVLDAVSGDPADAAGIRPKDIIVAINGKGVRTSKELTTRIANIGVGETIRIKVLRDGKEMIFKVKVGERPDTLASSRYMQKKHEELGIQVAKITPQIARRFNISEDAGIIVVDVRSASKADQAGIAKGDIILEINRKEIDSVKEFKNILRSTKKGETILFLIQRMHSGLILVNVKK; from the coding sequence ATGAAAATAGTTAATAAAATAGCGCTCTATACAGTTATCCTGATAGCGGCGGGAGTTTTGCCCGGATTTTTTGCTGTCACTCCGGCAGTATCAAAAGATGAAGTAAGTAAAATGATCCCGTCGAATTTTGATGTTCTGGCTAAAATGGTCTCTCCGGCTGTTGTAAATATCAGGACAGTAAAAACTGTTAAAGGCGGTGGTTACGGTTTTCATCAATATAGACGTAGTCCTTTTGGAAAGGAAGATCCTTTTAACGATTTTTTTGAAAAATTTTTCGGCGGAGATCAGCCTGGAGATTTGAAACAGCGCAGTCTCGGTTCCGGTTTTATTATAGATCGGGAAGGATATATTGTTACAAATAATCATGTTGTTAATGAAGCGGACAAAATAACGGTGGTTCTGGCCAATGAAGAAGAGTTCGATGCAAAAATTATCGGACGTGATCCTTACACTGATATTGCTCTTATCAAGATCGACGCTGCTAAAAAATTTCCCCATGTGGAATTGGGAGATTCGGATGATTTAAAAGTCGGGGAATGGGTTGTCGCAATAGGGAGTCCCTTTGGCCTTGCCCATACGGTAACTGCCGGCATCGTAAGCGCCAAGGGCCGTGTAATAGGGTCGGGGCCTTATGATGACTTTATACAGACCGACGCCTCTATCAATCCTGGTAACAGCGGCGGCCCCCTGATCGATATGAACGGCCGGGTGATAGGTATTAACACAATGATCATTGCCGGCGGCCAGGGTATCGGGTTTGCTATTCCGATCAATTTATCCAAAGGGATTATCAGGCAACTCCGGGACAACGGAGATGTAACACGCGGTTGGCTTGGAGTTACGATTCAGGATCTAAAAGGAGAGATTGCTCAATATTACGGAATCAAGGGAGATAAGAGAGGAGTGCTGGTTCTTGATGCTGTTTCAGGCGATCCGGCAGATGCGGCAGGTATAAGACCGAAAGACATTATTGTTGCTATCAATGGAAAGGGAGTAAGAACCAGCAAGGAGCTTACAACCAGGATCGCGAATATCGGCGTGGGCGAGACTATAAGAATAAAGGTATTGCGTGATGGTAAAGAAATGATTTTTAAGGTGAAAGTTGGAGAGCGGCCTGATACCCTGGCATCTTCAAGATACATGCAGAAAAAACATGAAGAATTGGGGATCCAGGTAGCGAAAATAACCCCTCAAATAGCCCGTCGTTTCAATATCAGTGAAGATGCCGGAATAATTGTAGTCGATGTGAGATCTGCAAGTAAAGCTGATCAGGCCGGAATTGCCAAGGGTGATATTATTCTTGAGATTAATCGCAAGGAGATCGATAGCGTAAAGGAATTCAAAAATATATTAAGAAGCACTAAAAAGGGAGAAACGATCCTCTTTTTAATTCAGCGTATGCATTCCGGACTGATCCTTGTGAATGTAAAAAAATAA
- a CDS encoding PIN domain-containing protein: MIAFDTNALVRMLIEDDKKQAGIVQKVVALAEQNSLQIIILPEVLIETVWVLESIYQCSREDISHFLELLFSTQTFTFPDIIVIRNAAKHYKKRGDFADLLIVGQAMKWKAKKIFSFDKKLQKIFPHYVVEKFNQADLC; encoded by the coding sequence ATGATTGCTTTTGACACCAATGCTCTGGTGCGAATGCTGATTGAAGACGATAAAAAGCAAGCCGGCATTGTCCAGAAAGTTGTTGCGTTAGCTGAACAAAATTCTTTGCAAATAATCATCTTACCTGAGGTTCTCATTGAGACAGTGTGGGTTCTTGAATCCATCTATCAATGCAGCAGAGAGGATATCTCACATTTTCTGGAACTTTTATTTTCTACACAAACATTTACTTTTCCGGATATAATTGTCATACGCAATGCCGCCAAACACTACAAAAAGAGAGGAGATTTTGCAGACCTTCTCATCGTTGGCCAAGCCATGAAATGGAAGGCAAAAAAAATTTTCAGCTTTGACAAAAAACTTCAAAAAATATTTCCTCATTACGTAGTCGAAAAGTTCAATCAGGCTGATTTATGCTGA
- a CDS encoding type II toxin-antitoxin system VapC family toxin yields MILLDTHTWIWSHSATKLLSDNVKKLIKKTQTDQRAIASISIWEFAMMVTKGRINVKIDPKRWLNNAIENSGLRVIELTPEIAMESCNLPGGFHKDPADRIIKDRKIIEYPHVQAVW; encoded by the coding sequence ATGATTCTACTGGATACGCATACCTGGATATGGTCGCATAGCGCAACAAAGCTGTTGTCCGATAATGTCAAAAAATTGATTAAAAAGACGCAAACAGATCAACGCGCCATTGCCTCAATTTCTATATGGGAATTTGCAATGATGGTGACCAAAGGGCGCATAAATGTAAAAATTGATCCAAAGCGCTGGCTGAACAATGCTATAGAGAATAGCGGTTTACGGGTAATTGAGTTAACGCCTGAAATAGCGATGGAGTCATGCAATCTTCCTGGCGGTTTCCATAAAGACCCGGCAGATCGAATCATTAAGGATAGAAAGATTATAGAATATCCACATGTACAAGCTGTTTGGTAA
- a CDS encoding AbrB/MazE/SpoVT family DNA-binding domain-containing protein — translation MITGTLSSKGQITIPKKIRELLKAEISDKIVFIPLGNGKVMISAQQNSATELFGMLKHKKLAKPVSLEEMESAIQKRRAKKNLQ, via the coding sequence ATGATAACCGGCACACTATCATCGAAAGGCCAAATCACTATCCCGAAAAAAATCAGAGAGTTGCTCAAAGCGGAAATATCTGACAAAATTGTTTTTATCCCTCTTGGGAACGGTAAGGTGATGATTAGCGCCCAACAAAATTCTGCAACCGAGCTTTTCGGTATGCTGAAGCACAAAAAGCTTGCAAAACCTGTTTCTTTGGAAGAAATGGAATCTGCAATACAAAAAAGACGTGCAAAAAAGAATTTGCAATGA
- a CDS encoding CopG family antitoxin, protein MQKGRGKITKERDQLPEMFSTISEAGDFWDNHDFADYEDMMEDAEFEIEIKRRACLVPVANNIINGIRKKAKAEGISTETLVNILFQKEAN, encoded by the coding sequence ATGCAAAAAGGCAGAGGCAAGATTACAAAAGAAAGGGATCAGTTACCCGAAATGTTTAGCACCATTTCCGAAGCAGGGGATTTTTGGGATAATCACGACTTTGCAGATTATGAAGATATGATGGAAGATGCTGAGTTTGAGATAGAGATTAAACGACGCGCCTGTTTGGTGCCTGTTGCCAATAATATAATAAATGGTATAAGAAAAAAAGCAAAAGCTGAAGGAATATCTACTGAAACATTGGTGAATATTTTATTTCAAAAAGAGGCTAATTGA
- a CDS encoding WecB/TagA/CpsF family glycosyltransferase, which yields MLIKLGKYSISNRGLAGDVGFALQAIKNKSIGTYMACANPHSLVVASKDALFESALKNADILVPDGTGIIIAAKILGLPCTEKVAGTDFFLGLSRKAQ from the coding sequence ATGCTAATTAAACTTGGCAAATATTCCATCAGCAACAGGGGGCTGGCAGGTGATGTCGGCTTTGCATTACAGGCTATAAAAAACAAAAGTATCGGTACATACATGGCCTGCGCCAATCCTCATTCCCTGGTTGTTGCCTCAAAAGATGCTTTGTTTGAAAGCGCTTTAAAAAATGCTGATATTCTGGTTCCTGACGGCACGGGCATTATCATAGCAGCTAAAATTTTAGGACTGCCATGTACTGAAAAGGTCGCAGGAACCGATTTCTTCCTTGGCCTTTCACGCAAGGCACAATGA
- a CDS encoding GxxExxY protein, with translation MRDKRTYAIIGAAIEVHKELWCGFLEAVYQEALEKEFRMQKIPFKSQPVVKIFYKGKPLAKTYQPDFVCFDEVIIEIKALGALSGIEEAQLINYLKTARLSVGLLINFGARSLEYKRLIYTNKSVQSA, from the coding sequence ATGAGAGATAAAAGAACTTATGCTATAATAGGAGCGGCAATTGAGGTGCATAAAGAGCTATGGTGCGGTTTTCTCGAGGCGGTTTATCAGGAGGCTTTGGAGAAAGAATTCAGGATGCAAAAAATACCCTTCAAATCGCAGCCGGTTGTTAAAATATTTTACAAAGGCAAACCGTTGGCCAAGACGTATCAGCCGGATTTTGTATGTTTTGATGAGGTTATTATTGAAATTAAAGCATTAGGCGCACTATCCGGGATAGAAGAAGCACAACTCATTAATTATCTCAAGACTGCCAGGCTGAGTGTTGGCCTTTTGATTAACTTCGGAGCCAGGTCACTGGAATACAAGAGGCTGATTTACACAAATAAATCTGTGCAATCTGCGTAA
- a CDS encoding DUF1015 domain-containing protein, which produces MAEIIPFKGILYNTDKIGNMANVVTPPYDVISDDERDEYHKVNSYNIIRLILGKKNEHDPDKETYHAKASNYFTKWLDDGILVQDRVPAFYLTTHEFPLGNRTVTRYGLTALARLMPFDRGIILPHEKTFSKVKSERLGLLKKCHANFSSIFSLYSDKQNIILNSLKDAVSDKPPDMDFTDYKGHKHRQWRITDRDIHAYVADAMKDKKLFIADGHHRYETSLNYKEWISANNPDFNADHPANFVMMYLCSMGDPGLIILPAHRILTGLTGTELSSFKKRCDDFFDITTIPYKNNDNEKAKDNFISTLKANSAKNIIGVFMKNCPELLLLTPKPQAMEDIFSDVMPAAIRSLDVTILTNLILTRILDFDQKRMDDEELFSYTTDYSEAIDAVTPGKADITFILNPTLIKQVQQIAEMGLIMPRKSTYFFPKVITGQVLNRLTGCKIK; this is translated from the coding sequence ATGGCGGAAATTATTCCATTTAAAGGCATTCTATATAACACTGACAAAATCGGCAACATGGCTAACGTCGTTACACCCCCGTACGACGTGATATCCGACGATGAACGGGATGAATACCACAAGGTCAATTCATATAATATCATCAGATTAATCCTTGGTAAAAAAAATGAACATGATCCGGACAAAGAAACCTATCACGCTAAAGCATCAAATTATTTTACAAAATGGCTTGATGATGGAATTCTTGTTCAGGACCGGGTGCCTGCTTTTTATTTGACAACGCACGAGTTTCCTTTGGGAAACAGAACTGTTACGCGTTACGGATTAACAGCGTTGGCGCGCCTTATGCCTTTTGACAGGGGCATTATTTTACCCCATGAAAAGACATTCTCAAAAGTCAAATCAGAGCGTTTAGGGCTTTTGAAAAAATGCCATGCTAATTTCAGTTCTATATTTTCCCTATATTCCGATAAGCAAAATATAATTTTAAACTCACTTAAAGATGCTGTTTCAGATAAACCGCCTGACATGGACTTCACGGATTATAAGGGGCATAAACACAGACAATGGCGCATAACCGACAGAGATATACACGCCTATGTTGCGGATGCCATGAAGGATAAAAAACTTTTTATCGCGGACGGGCATCACAGATACGAAACATCCTTGAATTACAAGGAATGGATCTCCGCCAATAATCCGGATTTTAATGCTGACCATCCTGCCAACTTTGTAATGATGTATCTTTGCAGCATGGGAGACCCAGGGCTGATTATACTCCCGGCCCACCGTATCCTGACCGGTTTAACAGGTACAGAACTCTCCTCTTTTAAAAAAAGATGTGATGATTTTTTTGACATAACGACAATACCCTATAAAAACAATGACAACGAAAAAGCGAAAGATAATTTTATTTCGACCCTGAAAGCAAATAGCGCAAAAAATATTATCGGCGTATTTATGAAAAATTGCCCTGAGCTATTACTTTTAACCCCGAAACCCCAAGCCATGGAAGATATCTTTTCAGATGTGATGCCCGCTGCTATAAGGAGTCTGGATGTAACCATCCTAACAAATCTTATTTTAACCAGGATACTTGACTTTGATCAAAAACGAATGGACGATGAAGAGTTGTTTTCGTATACCACCGATTATTCCGAAGCCATAGATGCTGTCACCCCAGGAAAAGCCGATATTACTTTCATTCTAAATCCAACATTAATAAAGCAAGTTCAACAAATCGCGGAGATGGGGCTGATCATGCCGAGAAAATCGACATATTTTTTTCCAAAAGTTATTACCGGTCAGGTTCTAAACCGACTGACAGGATGCAAAATCAAGTAA